In the Glycine max cultivar Williams 82 chromosome 6, Glycine_max_v4.0, whole genome shotgun sequence genome, TCAGgtttcctttttaaaattattgtactCTGTATATACTATAGACTATAGATTAACTAATAAATAGTTACTTTtatatcattaaaatttataataaataaatatatttaaatatataatttttataataaataactatttttaaacatataaaatatatttcatatttatgataaataatttattttaaaaaaatatgcttaaattcaaattacaattagatatattaaaaatgataaattagaagagataagagaataataaaaatCCTTAAAGACACTCACAtcgaaaaaaaattctaaaaacattcatattaaaaaatgacaacTAAGATGttcctcttatatatatatatatatatatatgattattttatttattaaatagaatATGTAGTCAATTtagcaaatatataaaaatgtaatgtatttttctatatttaataaacactataattaatatattatttgtaaaattGACTAAATATACAGTCAAAGTTAAATGtatgattaaatatttaaatatttatttattaaacataaaatattaattaatttttattaaatataatatatatttgaatgtttttaatatttataaaataattaggcattattttattaaatattataagtagtcaaattaaaaaaatatagttaaatgttattttaatagatataatatatttatgaaattttcattaaatgtaACAGTATATTAGAGATGTTATATAAAGATGataatagttaattaaaatataactcagcaaaaaaaaattaaatataaaattgaaactagTTTTTACATTTAATACTTTTGTTCAAGTCTAttttacacacacatataaacaTTCTTTGTATTTATGGAGAATAAGGGGAACTAAGAATTCAGATTGTATTTATGGAGAATAAGGGAAACTAAGaattcagataaaaaaaaatatgttgaatgAATGATTTACTAGCATTATTTGTAACTTTTGTTTTAAgatatcatattatatttttaaaaataacatagaaatattatgattaatcataacaatatattttttcattttctttttttaaaaaaaaaattagttaaggaCAAACTCATTCACGAATATCATTTATTTGCTTGAACctaaataattgatttaaataattaatatatttaagttggtaattaagataattaatatcaCGATTTGAATATTGAATTGttggttttttaaaatgttgaatataaatcaatatttattacactagctaattaataaatttttgaattaattgaaGAATACTGTTACAGTATATAAAATACACATCCATTTTGATATTCAACTATTTTCTTGTCAACCATTTaatgttgtattaattacagttaagaaacttaaccaaaaaaagtcaaatgatattatcaataaactcctttccttaatcaaccAGACAACAAATTGAGCACGCAAGCATTCAAATCCATCTCATTTGTTGAACCAAAACAGCACAGATGTCTAGCATACACCACACCTACACAGGATCAGCACCCAGTAAAGCATAATCAGTTTATCCCTTAATTATCGCCCCTATTTTAAAAACTCCTCTTCATTATGGAAGTAGACCGTTTTACTAGTTACTAGGGGCACTAAAGAAAAGTATTGaagatttatttattcattgattgaaaagaagaaaattattaaacaccaaaataaaaataaaaaagataaaacaatggCGTGACAAGAATTGTCGAATGACATCTCGCCACGTAAGATAGGGTGCCAACGTGGGGACATGAGATTCGCCGTACCGTATTGGAGCtgtatcaaaattcaaaaatatctcAGAAAATGTCGCACGTGTCATACGTTGTGTTTTTCGGGGTTCTGTTTCTACTCCTACAAAACCCCACCCTCGTGAATGTCTCAGAAGCCCAAAATATTTTCATAGCATTTTCAGAGGAAAATGGCGGGTACGGTTTCGACTTGTTTCTTCTTCgtgtttcttctttctctccttcTTCCTTTTCAGATCTCCGCTGAGGAATCCTCGGAGAAGGAGTTCGTACTCACATTGGATCACTCTAACTTTCACGACACTGTCAGCAAGCACGATTTCATCGTCGTCGAGTTCTACGCCCCATGGTATGCTTCGATTCTGTCGTTTGCTCTTGCTTTTTTGTTCTGGTTGATTTTGACCTGATCTCTTACCATTTGCTTTGACTTTGTTGTAgatcttaactttttttttttttttaattatgttataattttGTTCTATTGTATTTTACactgatttaatttttattttatatcattttgtgCATTTGTTTCAACGATTATTGCTGGATTTGCATTTTAAATCAAATGGTCAAAATCGATTTCATGCAGATCGATAGTTATCAATATTAGTGCATTCCGGttttcatatgattttttgttttttctttctaggTGTGGTCACTGTAAGAAGCTTGCTCCGGAGGTAATTTTGTTCACCTTTAAATTTTGGGGTTTCCCTTTGATTTATATGGTAAGATTATGCAAATTGATGGTTTTCTGGAATATCTGTTTCTGCAGTATGAGAAAGCTGCTTCTATCTTGAGTAGTCATGATCCTCCTATTGTTTTGGCTAAAGTAGATGCCAATGAGGAGAAGAACAAAGACCTTGCATCACAATATGATGTTAAGGGATTCCCAACAATTAATATTCTGAGAAATGGGGGAAAGAATGTTCAGGAATACAAAGGTCCCCGTGAAGCAGATGGCATCGTTGACTATTTGAAGAAACAAAGTGGTCCTGCTTCAACTGAAATTAAATCTGCTGATGAAGCTACTGCTTTTATTGGTGAAAATAAAGTTGCTATTGTAAGTGACCGATTGTTTTATTTTCGCTTTATTTCAAGTCACATTGGTCTGTTTATAATATCTTCTTATGTTTTCAGGTTGGAGTTTTCCCGAAATTTTCTGGAGAGGAGTTTGACAACTTTTCTGCCTTAGCAGAGAAGTTGCGTTCTGATTATGACTTTGGTCACACTCTGAATGCCAAACTCCTTCCAAGAGGAGAGTCATCAGTTTCTGGGCCCGTAGTTAGGCTGTTCAAGCCATTCGATGAACTTTTTGTTGACTTCCAGGTAGTGTTCATTTCTGCGGATTTATTTTGCAATCTtatctttatgtttttatcttattttgatTGTGTACAAAATTGTCTTGTGCCTGTAGGATTTCAATgtggaagctctagagaagttTGTTGAGGAATCTAGTACCCCTGTTGTTACTGTCTTTAACAATGAACCGAGCAATCACCCTTTCGTtgtcaaattcttcaacagtccCAACGCAAAGGTAAGAAGCTATTAAGTCTATTTTGTTCTTCCAATATTGAACCAGAGTATTGCagttgtattttaaatttattcaaccCCGCCATGTTGTCAATAAACACTATAGCAAAGCAGCATAGAATGGATTTAAATAGCTGCCATTAGGGCACTGAGGGCTTTGCCTGCTATAGTTGCACTACCATGACTTAGACTTCAAAACCTCGTTTTTACCCCTGAAATGATGTCTGGGTTTTATGGGTTAAATTGTGATTTCTACCCCATTTTCTaatgcattttttgttttgcataaaAACATAGTAGGATTTCAAAGCCTTCTTCCTTGACCGTTGCACAaaatgtttcttctgttttgaCCTTtattccttcatgctttacattttttgttactaatgttccgatctttcttcttcctttcctttAGATTTCCTAGTTCACGTTTGGCTAATTTTCATCCGAtctgttttgttctttttctattaatttcattatcttctttcatttttgaCTTCATTATCATGTTCTTATTGATCCTAGATTGATGGTGAAAACTGTGACTTATTATGTATCATGAATTTCGATGAtttcattataatatttaaaatagtggCATTCCTGCATCCTGCTATATCATTTTCAGAGCTGGCCACTGTCCGAGATTGATAACTATATAACCCCACTTTCAATTTAGTGTTCTCCCAATCAGCCTACCATTCTGAACTTCATAGCATTTTCCTAAATTTGCTTCCTTTCACGTCATTTCCTAttccaaatatttattatttcctttGTTTTGGTTTTCTCCCCATTTTATACTGTGTTCAAGAAACCTAAACTATCGTTTTGATATTGTTAGGCAATGTTGTTCATCAACTTCACTGCCGAAGGTGCTGAagctatcaaatcaaaataccGTGAAGCTGCTGAGCAATATAAACAACAGGGTGTCAGCTTTTTGGTGGGAGATGTTGAGTCTAGTCAAGGTGCTTTCCAggtttgtataaaaaatatgtaaatccTGTAGCTATTCTTTGATtattatcaatatcaatatttgaCATCGAGTATGGCTTATCTTTGCAGTATTTTGGACTGAAAGAAGAGCAAGTACCTCTAATTATCATTCAACATAATGATgggaaaaagttttttaaaccCAATTTGGAAGCTGATCACATTCCAACCTGGTTGAAGGCATACAAGGTTATTCTTATTTCTCTTAGTAGCTTATTGCTTTCGCCTAATTTAATCTGGCATCTTATTTGAAGTGATTAAGTTATCTAATTGTGTATTTgtcttgaaaattataaattttaacatttttttctgaatatttCAGGATGGTCATGTTGCACCATTTGTTAAGTCTGAACCCATTCCCGAGACTAACGATGAACCTGTTAAAGTGGTAGTTGGGGCCAGTCTTGAGGACATTGTTTTCAAATCTGGGAAGAATGGTAtgtacttctttttttatttggttttattCCATGGATATCAGATGGATTTTGGCATTCACTGTGCTctcaacaaaaaatatcacattattGGTTGCAAACTATGAAGGAAAAAGCTTGGTTTTTTGAATGAAAAGTTATGTGATATCCTTCTGATACTGCTATAACACTTGTGTTAATTAGTGATTTTCCTCTATCATTCCATTATTATAACTGCTAACACAAACACCTTACAGTTCTGCTGGAGTTTTATGCTCCCTGGTGTGGTCATTGCAAACAGTTGGCTCCAATATTGGATGAAGTTGCTATCTCATATCAAAATGAAGCTGATGTTGTTATTGCAAAACTGGTAAGAAATGCATCTagttttgattatatttgtttcaATCGATGCGGTAAGAAGTATAGCCTTGAAAGCTGAAACTGAAAGCTGGGAGTGTATCTGTGCagttaagaaataattttagtgAAATTATCGTCCTATGGTTTTTGTTTGCTAATTATATTCTGCATGTCTTGTGTCACTTTCCAGGATGCAACTGCCAACGATATCCCAAGTGAAACCTTTGATGTCCAAGGTTATCCTACCGTGTACTTCAGGTCAGCAAGTGGAAAGTTATCACAATACGACGGCGGTAGGACCAAGGAAGACATCATAGAATTCATCGAAAAGAACCGGGATAAACCTGCTCAGCAAGAACAAGGAAAAGATGAGCAAGAACAAGGAAAAGATGAGCTTTGAAAGGAGCTTTTCGTCTCATGGGATATATAGACACAAAGTTACATGTGGGTTGCACACCCTTTTGTATCTCGTTATCAGAATTTAGTGAACCATAGGTGCATCTATCTTCCTTtgatctttttatctttttggttttctttatgtatggttttcCTTAATAAAAACGGGAGCTTTTATTTGGCGGATTAGAGTTTAGTGCTGGAAAAGTTGTAGCTGGTATCCGAGTTAAATTAATGGATGTTTTTAGATCACCTATATGTTTCCAGGATCTCGTCTTTAGATATCttataattcataattcatattCCGCTAGTTTCTCATATCGTGACGTAtgttttgatataaaatttacagttgaaagttgaaactaatTGGCACATTGAATATGCATTTTTTCAGacggtttaaaattatttatatcaaaatcTCTAAAATCTAAATGAAATCCACACTAAAGAAGCGCGTGTTTTGCAAACCCTGTTTAGTAATAGTTGACCTGTATTTTTCCGTGTTTAGCCATATAGGATATGTTTGAGTATCTGGTTGCTGCTGTGTTATTTTGTTGGATATTTCAGAACACGTGTAGCCGCAAATTGGATGGGAATCCAAACATGTACTATACACGTCCTCTAcataaacagttttttttttttttacattaaaatttaatttttgtatttgttactATCACAAAACTGGTTGACTTAATTTGCTTATACAgttcaaaagtaatttttatcgaaattaattctaattatctatttttatatcACAAATCTGAAATTTTATCTTGAACAATTGCATTTATTTGAGTTATTCTTCAATGattaagagaatttttttttattattaatgagtattttcagttattattattattattgagctACAtgatttattcttatatttgaatatttaattttacttttaggtTAAGTTTCACTTTTAGTTCTCCTTTAATTCCTTTTTCACAATTATGTTTCTCCAtttcttttcataattttagtcttcattttttttttcagaattttgatataaaccaagaaaatttacatattttataccTCTAACCCACTGGGGTGGACTTGGGTCTAGGTATTATATTTGAGGTCTTAAGTTGTATCTTCATTGTGGCCATTATAGTATATATCAAAATTTGCGCATTGTTTGCATTTGGGTATTCTCTTTAATTGATTTcattaagaataaataatatatgtacaaatataatacaaatacttttatattgttatttatttataaataagaatgtATAAGAAGTTGATTGAGTTttataataagattttaaaatatgtataaaaattacatttgatcggttaataatttaatttttttacaccaaACTACATTTCTAACAAACTCTTTCATTAATTCTTAAAACTAATGAGCGTAGATTATGCATAACATTGCATTATGTAATGTAATGTTTTGAGACGGAGTCCAATAAGTAATTTGGATTGGGCTCATATTATTCTAACCTCTGGTTTCTCCAAGTTCACATCCTAACCTTTTTTGGgaattattttaacaacaatacttttgacaaaaataagtttacctttttttacaaaatgaatAAGTTTCCCTTGTGtaatatattcaataaaaacttatttcaacttcaaaaaaaatgaaaagttattttcattgtgaaacaaaaatataacaaaaacattACTTTTTTCCGTAAATAAACTACACACCCTAGTGTCAATGAATTGCACAACAAAGTTTTTGTTGTGTAATTAATTCAAAAcacaatttatcttttttaaaatgttaccttttaaaatcaaattaaattgattacaatacaattatatttttaacagtaattaaattaattgttaaaattaccattttaaaatgaaattaattaattgtgataCAGATTAtcttctaattaaaattaatttaattacaaccaTAGAATATGATCCTAATTGAAATGCATATATTTGTCTCATACACTGTGGGCTATATTTTAGGCTCCAAAGGGGTTATAATTGGACATACCATTGTTTTTTTGTACACAAactatcattttcaataaaaaaaattaattatgatagaattttaaaaaaggtaatttgtaccaaaatttattcaattactattaaaataataattttaaaaaagatattggTAGGAAGTTGTTTCCATCAAAAGCAGGAACAAATCTTGGTTGAGAATTTTGAGTacatataagataaatattattttgtctaTCCAACTTATTTCATACCAAAAAAGGCTTAGACTAAACCACTTAATTAAGAGACACGGGTCGGGATATCCCCGTCCGGCTGCTCTTGCTGAAATCATTACTCTTCATTCTCCCGTGCTCTAGCAATTGCGCTCCCAAcccattatcattatcattagcACCAAGTGTTGTTGGTTATTAACTTCTTTCATGAATAactcaatttcaattaaaagattcatttttatcattatcaatttcattattattaacaaagataattatattgtattaAAAACATGCAAATTAAAGTTAAACACCAAGCGTATGAGATTATTAACTTAATCAAAATTCTTGAGTTCAAGTACCACACATACAActtaaaagacctttttatCCTGTGTTCCTATTCTCACAATTAAGCTCCCGAATATCCCCCCATTTCAATTTAAGTACATAAAtacccctcttttttttttttttctagtgaaTTCGAGTCCTTATCCACCAAATTCACAAATTGTTTTCAGAAAAAAGTTGTGCACTCACGTTAAGAATTCGATTTTCCCATGACTGAATTCTTAACagtttttataattcttttttgttatttaaaaatttattaaaaaatattttttattaggtaaAATATTTTCCCCCTTCTCttttgcattaatttttttggcataatacattttaaaacattatttttggttttttaattgTGAAATTTGACTTAATGAAGTTATTtcacaattaaaaaatcaatatggATGTTTTAAAATGcataagaccaaaaaaaaaactgtaaaaaaaaagaagggaaaaaataatttacctaataaaaatattttttaaataacaaaaaaaaaactttaagaaCTCGGTTTATGGGGAAAATCGAATTCTTAATATGAGTGCACAATATTTTGTCGAAAACAAATTGTGAATTCGGTGGGTAAGGATCCGAATTCACATTGGACAGAAAATAAGGGGTATCTAtgcatttaatttgaaaatgggGTATTTAGGAGCTTAATTTGGAGAAGGGGGCACAGAGATAAAAAAGGTCCaacttaaaattaagaaaaagttcATGATACATGCAACTCACAAAAGAAAAACAGTATAAAGCACGTGCTGTCCGATCACAGTAATGTAACTGTAACTCAATACCCCACGCCATACCATTTGTCTGCGCGCGAAAGGGGTGATATTACTTCTTAATTGCCAGCAAACTAGTTCAGTTACGCTCTATTCCGTATGTTGAAATTAAAGCAAGAGCCATTAACGTATAAGagtttaattatatatgcaGTGGACACTACTCAAAAGGATTTTGAAAGACCCCACTCAGCTACTCACTTATATATGGGTGCCGGAGATCGATCCACGTTAATTCACTTTTGTATGCTCAACATAATATTCTCACTTCTTAAACTAATTAACTTTTGAGTTTAAGATAGGCTTAAACTCAAATTCTAATTCATAAGTGTTGTTGTTAAACACTTAATTATTAGATCACCTCTAAACTCAAATTCGAAGATAGTTTAAGAGACTACAAATTCCTTGCTTAAAAACAACGTTCCTTCTGATTTGTCAAAATCGTCTGACTGTGATTTAAGTTGGCAAGTGGCATGTAACATGCGGAAACGAAGAAggtaaaatgtaattttgatttgtGAATAACATTAGTACGCACTAGGAATTCATTTATTAAGTTCTTGAGAGTTGAGGAGATAACCATAATTAGGATCATAGTCATAAACTATAATGTATAATACGTATGCATGCATCGATCGACCACTCTCTAtatatagtgtttttttttttttacaccacCGCTAACTCTTTCATTTTGGGTCTTGATCTCTCCTCCTGATGAGGCTCAGGAGACATGGCCTTCCTTTtgctaatattattattgttgttattgttactgttattgctgttgttgttgatgacattgtcattgtttgaatctatggaactGTTAGCAGATTCTTTTTCACAAGAATTGTCAAGCGATTTCAGAAAGTACGGCTGAAGCTTATCCAAATCCGATAACTGAAGAGGCTTCAATAGAAACTCTTGTGCCCCTTCTTCTAAGCACCTATCAACAATTTAATCAACTTGTCAATTACATGATAGTGACGAAATAATTTACATGTAATATTAAGCAATTTTCGTCTCTCAATTTTCTGACTAGTGCACTAATTTCTTGCATGCACTGCAGAAAGTATACATGCataatgcatttttttcttattacattTCTTCATTCTTGGTTAATGTAACAAATTGATGATTAAGGATACAACAGCAGATTAAGGTGGGTTGGATTAATATAAGTGCGAAGGGAAGGGAAAAAAAGATCATTAAATTTCATCTTCTttgctaacaaaactaacaattttatcatttctactaacaaaactaaaaattaatatttatcgttaattaaaaaaatgatacaattttttaaattaaactaaaggaaagaaaaataatcctaaaaaattaaagagaactCATTTCCGCAATGAAGCAAGGAAATCTTACATGCTGATTCTGGAAGGTACATTTTCTGATGACATAATCACGACTGGAACATCTTTCCAAGAAGATCCCTACAGCGGTAGTAAGcaatgtcaaaagaagaaagaaaggaaaacaaaaaaaataaccaaataaaaaaaagaaaaaagtaaaagcaaGCTTAGATCCTGAAATCTgtaacttttttcctttttcttttatctttctttttactgAAAATTTGAAGCATCACTCACTCGtttaaagttatatataatGCTGAATAAAAACAAAGCCATATGTTCAAGTTATGCAGTCTGCAAATAAATGAATGatcagattatatatatatatattattccaaCTCTTGATTGAAGGAGAAGGGAATGTTTGGCATCTTTTTCAGTGAGTACATGCTATTCAAGCTAAAAAAGACAGAGGGAATTTCGGGAATATGTCGGGGAATAAGAGTGTTGTGTGTTTGACCTTGACTCGTTTGAGTAAATCATAGCCACTCATCCCAGGCATGCAATAGTCTGTCATGATCAAATTCACTTTGATTCCCTGCAATTCAAAAGATGCAACAGATCAAGTACATGTTACTGTTTGCTATTAATTTAGAATATCTCacccactatatatatatatatatatatatatatatatatatatatatatatatatatatatatatatattacggtgatgaaatgaaattaaaaggAGCCAAATGAAATGACCACGATGAGGTAGCAAAAACCAAATTGAATGGTGTATACCAAAACCTTTTTGTACCCGcttttattttccaaaagaGAGGGCCTTAAAGAACACTGATGTAGACAAGAGTAGATACGATTCTAGGAGCGTGGCAATCGTGAATCAAAACAACAATATTTAGGAGTCCGTACAGCGCATTCAAAAAGTTTCCACTTTTCTACAAAAAGTTTAAttcattaacttttataatttttctttctttctttatgttATGACACGATCAAATAAATTCTTGCGGGATATAATGCTATCGGATCTTCAAGAAAACTAGCATAAACAGTTACGCATTAAAAAGATAATCTTATGTTGAGATCCATATATCATATCATAGTGCATTTTGATTTATGCATGCGCGATCTCAATGAATGGAAGTGGTGATGAAATAGAAATGGGCAACTTAATGGAAAGTCACTTTATATTATGACTCTGGTGAGATTAGTCATCCTAATTAATACTTTACGTCATTCCACAAGAATTCCATGTTATATATTTACATTAACCAACAATTTTAGAAATCTCCTCGCGATTGCTATATTATCTTGTTGAAGGTAATTTTAGGACAAAAGATATTCCCAAATCTCATCCTTTTTACCCTCACTACGTGTCTATACATTACTTACACCtattattcatcaacaacaaccacaataacaacaataatttataacaaCTACAATGAAGATAttcctttttagttttttttgttaaatcccTATTTTTATTAAGTAACCATCGTATACTTAAttctctatattttattttccatttaacTTCTTCTCTCCCTATATAATTAACCATTCGCTCTCACTTCTTATTCAATTTTCATCTtctctctttatttctttttactattttttaaaaatgtagagAAGTGACTCTCTTCCCTAGTAATcataatagaaaaaagaagaaacgtATATAGACGGCATTTTGGCAATTGAGTTTTGTTATTTAAGGGGGAAAAAGAGTTTAATTACATGATGAAAGGAATAATTAATGCTGCATTACAACGAAATGGAAGCCATTTAGAATTAGAAGTAACGGTCTAGCTTAGCTTGTTTTGAAAACTAGAAATGTTGTAAGTGAATTAAGCATATAACTTACTTTATGATAATAATTTCTAGGTgcggaaacaaaaaaaaaaggtccaTGAAATGAAGAAACTTCCTAAATACTTTGATATATATGCGATAAAATAGCCTGGCTCATATGTAGTACACACAAAAAGCACACTTATCTTAAAACCAatgaagaggaagaatcaaattaataataagatcATTACCTCTTGCTGTAATGGTTGAGGTGGAGGATGAGAAGATTCTGATTCTAAAGTGGTTGAAGAAGTATCATCAAGCTCATCAATTAGCCCAAGATATTTCAAAGCCTTGTCTCCAGAGTCCACGCAGGTAACTGCttaattaacaaatataatcaaacataaTAATTAACCACAAAACCATAAACCAAATTAACAACACAAAACCTAAGAATTAAGATGGTACGGACGTGCCAACATTAGGAGGCTATGGAAgaattagaaggaaaaaaaagcacGAGGGGCATACTGTTCCTACCTTTGCATGAAGAACCTCTAAGGAGCCTCTCCAAAAGCTTCCTATCTATGACACTGTCGTCCACTGCCAACACATGAAAATGTTGTGGCTGTTGTtgcagttgttgttgttgtaactgTAGTTTTCTGGTATCCAGAAACTCCATATCAGGTTTGAGAATAAGCTGATGAACACACTATCTGTGTTTTCTTACAATATATATAGGtggttaaaatataaatatatatcagtAATTCATGACCAGTGCCACGCACGgagagagaggaagagaaagaaagagacagAGCGAGAATTGGAAGGAGAGAGGTGGAATGTAATTATCCCTcttagcttttctttttctttttttttttttggttttgctatTAGTGGGtgcatgagaaaaaaaaaaactgtggtGGCACAGTGGCATGGATGTGGTGTTATTTTTGTGTGTGCCTTCATGCTGAGATCTTTCTCCCTAGATTCTCTCTACCGCGTTGGTACAACCACCACACAtaaaaactctctctctcttttccctttCAATTGGATTTTATTTGATTGCTAAGGAAAAAACCCAAGATCTTTGTTCCCATTCGGTCATCATCATGATGGAAAGCAGGTTGAATTTGGGGTGTGGATAGTATTGGCTTATTCTAATCGGTCATGCTAATCAAtactttaagaaattaaaaaaaaatactataaaaatcataaaagaatgtaaaataaattataaacaatataattttaaacatttcaattaaaaaatttgatcaatatcctaagaatattaattagcatttatcattttaattacataTGTGCATGAGTACGTCACCTTGAAAATTAAAGCAACA is a window encoding:
- the LOC100788687 gene encoding protein disulfide-isomerase, with product MAGTVSTCFFFVFLLSLLLPFQISAEESSEKEFVLTLDHSNFHDTVSKHDFIVVEFYAPWCGHCKKLAPEYEKAASILSSHDPPIVLAKVDANEEKNKDLASQYDVKGFPTINILRNGGKNVQEYKGPREADGIVDYLKKQSGPASTEIKSADEATAFIGENKVAIVGVFPKFSGEEFDNFSALAEKLRSDYDFGHTLNAKLLPRGESSVSGPVVRLFKPFDELFVDFQDFNVEALEKFVEESSTPVVTVFNNEPSNHPFVVKFFNSPNAKAMLFINFTAEGAEAIKSKYREAAEQYKQQGVSFLVGDVESSQGAFQYFGLKEEQVPLIIIQHNDGKKFFKPNLEADHIPTWLKAYKDGHVAPFVKSEPIPETNDEPVKVVVGASLEDIVFKSGKNVLLEFYAPWCGHCKQLAPILDEVAISYQNEADVVIAKLDATANDIPSETFDVQGYPTVYFRSASGKLSQYDGGRTKEDIIEFIEKNRDKPAQQEQGKDEQEQGKDEL
- the LOC100786187 gene encoding two-component response regulator ORR9, translating into MEFLDTRKLQLQQQQLQQQPQHFHVLAVDDSVIDRKLLERLLRGSSCKVTCVDSGDKALKYLGLIDELDDTSSTTLESESSHPPPQPLQQEGIKVNLIMTDYCMPGMSGYDLLKRVKGSSWKDVPVVIMSSENVPSRISMCLEEGAQEFLLKPLQLSDLDKLQPYFLKSLDNSCEKESANSSIDSNNDNVINNNSNNSNNNNNNNISKRKAMSPEPHQEERSRPKMKELAVV